From one Orcinus orca chromosome 10, mOrcOrc1.1, whole genome shotgun sequence genomic stretch:
- the GLYCTK gene encoding glycerate kinase isoform X1, giving the protein MAAALQVLRHLARAPLSPLLWGGPLARLASSMALAEQAQQLFERTVGAVLPGPMLQRALSLDPDSGQLKVRDRSFQLQQNLYLVGFGKAVLGMATAAEELLGQHLVQGVISVPKGIRAAMESAGKQEMLLKPHSRVQVFEGAENNLPDRDALRAALAIRQLAEGLTADDLLLVLISGGGSALLPAPIPPVTLEEKQTLTKLLAARGATIQELNTIRKALSQLKGGGLAQAAYPAQVVSLILSDVVGDPVEVIASGPTVASIHSVQDCLHILNRYGLRAALPRSVKTVLARADSDPHGPHTCGHVLNVIIGSNALALAEAQKQAEALGYRAVVLSTAMQGDVKSVAQFYALLARVAGTRLTMPGAGASVEEDEQLYELAAELQLSDLQLKEALEAMVGTRGPVCLLAGGEPTVQLQGSGKGGRNQELALRVGAELGRWPLGPVDVLFLSGGTDGQDGPTEAAGAWVRPELTSQAAAQGLDVAAFLAHNDSHTFFCRFQGGAHLLHTGLTGTNVMDAHLLFLQPR; this is encoded by the exons ATGGCTGCAGCCCTGCAGGTCCTGCGTCACTTGGCCCGAGCCCCCTTGAGCCCGCTCCTCTGGGGGGGCCCATTGGCCCGGCTGGCCAGTAGCATGGCCCTGGCAGAGCAGGCACAGCAGCTGTTTGAGAGGACTGTGGGTGCCGTGCTGCCGGGCCCCATGCTGCAGCGGGCACTGTCTTTGGATCCTGACAGTGGGCAGCTGAAGGTGAGGGACCGGAGCTTTCAGCTGCAGCAAAACCTCTACCTGGTGGGCTTTGGCAAGGCTGTCCTGGGCATGGCAACTGCAGCTGAGGAGCTCTTGGGCCAGCATCTTGTGCAGGGCGTGATCAGCGTTCCCAAGGGGATCCGTGCTGCCATGGAGAGTGCTGGCAAGCA GGAGATGCTGTTGAAGCCACACAGCCGTGTCCAGGTATTCGAGGGCGCGGAGAACAACCTGCCGGACCGAGATGCCCTGCGGGCTGCTCTGGCCATCCGGCAGCTGGCTGAAGGCCTCACAGCTGATGACCTGCTGCTCGTGCTCATCTCAG GTGGGGGCTCGGCCCTGCTGCCCGCCCCCATTCCACCTGTAACACTGGAGGAGAAGCAGACACTCACCAAGCTGCTGGCGGCCCGTGGAGCCACCATCCAGGAGCTGAACACCATCCGGAAGGCCCTGTCCCAGCTCAAGGGTGGGGGGCTGGCTCAGGCGGCCTACCCTGCCCAG GTGGTGAGCCTGATTCTGTCAGACGTGGTGGGGGACCCTGTGGAGGTGATTGCCAGCGGCCCCACCGTGGCCAGCATCCACAGTGTGCAAGATTGCCTGCACATCCTCAATCGCTATGGCCTTCGTGCTGCCCTGCCACGTTCTGTGAAGACTGTGCTGGCACGGGCTGACTCTGACCCCCATGggccacacacctgtggtcatgTCCTCAATGTGATCATTGGCTCCAATGCACTGGCACTGGCTGAGGCTCAGAAGCAGGCCGAGGCGCTGGGATACAGGGCTGTGGTGCTGAGCACAGCTATGCAGGGAGATGTGAAAAGTGTAGCCCAGTTCTATGCACTGCTGGCCCGAGTGGCTGGAACCCGCCTCACCATGCCTGGGGCTGGAGCCTCTGTGGAGGAGGATGAACAACTCTATGAACTGGCGGCTGAGCTCCAGCTCTCAGACCTGCAGCTGAAGGAGGCTCTGGAGGCCATGGTGGGCACTCGGGGCCCGGTCTGCTTGCTGGCTGGTGGTGAGCCCACAGTGCAGTTGCAGGGCTCAGGCAAGGGTGGCCGGAACCAGGAACTGGCCCTGCGTGTTGGAGCAGAGCTGGGACGGTGGCCGTTGGGGCCTGTTGATGTGCTGTTTTTGAGCGGTGGCACTGATGGGCAGGATGGGCCCACAGAGGCAGCCGGGGCctgggtcaggcctgagcttacCAGCCAGGCCGCCGCCCAGGGTCTGGACGTGGCTGCCTTCCTAGCCCACAATGACTCACATACCTTCTTCTGTCGCTTCCAGGGTGGGGCACACCTGCTGCACACGGGGCTGACTGGCACCAATGTCATGGACGCCCACCTCCTGTTCCTGCAGCCGCGGTGA
- the GLYCTK gene encoding glycerate kinase isoform X2, with amino-acid sequence MAAALQVLRHLARAPLSPLLWGGPLARLASSMALAEQAQQLFERTVGAVLPGPMLQRALSLDPDSGQLKVRDRSFQLQQNLYLVGFGKAVLGMATAAEELLGQHLVQGVISVPKGIRAAMESAGKQEMLLKPHSRVQVFEGAENNLPDRDALRAALAIRQLAEGLTADDLLLVLISGGGSALLPAPIPPVTLEEKQTLTKLLAARGATIQELNTIRKALSQLKGGGLAQAAYPAQVVSLILSDVVGDPVEVIASGPTVASIHSVQDCLHILNRYGLRAALPRSVKTVLARADSDPHGPHTCGHVLNVIIGSNALALAEAQKQAEALGYRAVVLSTAMQGDVKSVAQFYALLARVAGTRLTMPGAGASVEEDEQLYELAAELQLSDLQLKEALEAMVGTRGPVCLLAGGWGTPAAHGADWHQCHGRPPPVPAAAVIL; translated from the exons ATGGCTGCAGCCCTGCAGGTCCTGCGTCACTTGGCCCGAGCCCCCTTGAGCCCGCTCCTCTGGGGGGGCCCATTGGCCCGGCTGGCCAGTAGCATGGCCCTGGCAGAGCAGGCACAGCAGCTGTTTGAGAGGACTGTGGGTGCCGTGCTGCCGGGCCCCATGCTGCAGCGGGCACTGTCTTTGGATCCTGACAGTGGGCAGCTGAAGGTGAGGGACCGGAGCTTTCAGCTGCAGCAAAACCTCTACCTGGTGGGCTTTGGCAAGGCTGTCCTGGGCATGGCAACTGCAGCTGAGGAGCTCTTGGGCCAGCATCTTGTGCAGGGCGTGATCAGCGTTCCCAAGGGGATCCGTGCTGCCATGGAGAGTGCTGGCAAGCA GGAGATGCTGTTGAAGCCACACAGCCGTGTCCAGGTATTCGAGGGCGCGGAGAACAACCTGCCGGACCGAGATGCCCTGCGGGCTGCTCTGGCCATCCGGCAGCTGGCTGAAGGCCTCACAGCTGATGACCTGCTGCTCGTGCTCATCTCAG GTGGGGGCTCGGCCCTGCTGCCCGCCCCCATTCCACCTGTAACACTGGAGGAGAAGCAGACACTCACCAAGCTGCTGGCGGCCCGTGGAGCCACCATCCAGGAGCTGAACACCATCCGGAAGGCCCTGTCCCAGCTCAAGGGTGGGGGGCTGGCTCAGGCGGCCTACCCTGCCCAG GTGGTGAGCCTGATTCTGTCAGACGTGGTGGGGGACCCTGTGGAGGTGATTGCCAGCGGCCCCACCGTGGCCAGCATCCACAGTGTGCAAGATTGCCTGCACATCCTCAATCGCTATGGCCTTCGTGCTGCCCTGCCACGTTCTGTGAAGACTGTGCTGGCACGGGCTGACTCTGACCCCCATGggccacacacctgtggtcatgTCCTCAATGTGATCATTGGCTCCAATGCACTGGCACTGGCTGAGGCTCAGAAGCAGGCCGAGGCGCTGGGATACAGGGCTGTGGTGCTGAGCACAGCTATGCAGGGAGATGTGAAAAGTGTAGCCCAGTTCTATGCACTGCTGGCCCGAGTGGCTGGAACCCGCCTCACCATGCCTGGGGCTGGAGCCTCTGTGGAGGAGGATGAACAACTCTATGAACTGGCGGCTGAGCTCCAGCTCTCAGACCTGCAGCTGAAGGAGGCTCTGGAGGCCATGGTGGGCACTCGGGGCCCGGTCTGCTTGCTGGCTGGTG GGTGGGGCACACCTGCTGCACACGGGGCTGACTGGCACCAATGTCATGGACGCCCACCTCCTGTTCCTGCAGCCGCGGTGATATTGTAG